Proteins encoded within one genomic window of Leptolyngbya sp. SIO1E4:
- a CDS encoding tetratricopeptide repeat protein — translation MLLSSLKGKPTMRRAANFLSLATFTALLVPALQVSATAVQRPSSFKETRFLLVQTEPTAFQQPDFSKAPESLRPVPLQLAQTFDYERQAEANSLLQEGNRQYNARQFQEALLLWQRALEIYQELGHLSGEATTLYKIGTTYSLLGNYPEAIEHFEQGLPLFQLLGDQVGEADILNNLGLVYSSLGNYPEAIEHFEQGLPLFQLLGDQVGEADILNNLGLVYYLLGNSFRALEYFERSLALTRESGDQLGEATTLANIGSAYLLLRNYSEVLNYYQQSLSLAREMDDQAAEALTLGNIGSLYGLIEEHPTSLEYFEQSLSLFRDLGDRASEVRVLGNIGIAYQSLENYSTALEYFEQSLFIKRELDIRAGEARTLGDIGKLLSAQAQPELAIIFLKASVEVHESIRGDIRELDVGLQQSYTDTVADDYRLLADLLLQQDRIIEAQRVLDLLKVQELDDYLDDVQRNAQTETGVEFWQPEEDVLALYEDVLLTGTELQRLQALDTLTPDEQARLAELEAQQDVVYTSFIDWLDHPQIIAAVDQLRAETRATVDIGNFTDLQASLRQLPQTSVILYPLVLEDRLELVLVSADAPPVRYPIEVDALELNRTVVAFGQALKDRRSDPRELAQQLYEWVIAPLENDLAAVGAEHIIFAPDGVLRYVPLTALYDGEQWLAERFSFSQITAASEADFAAHPRDDRSLLAAACADCAFTVNVGDDAFDFLDLPATLQEVELLAAQVPGAEVLINDDFTPEQFKRLLGSSTLIHLATHGKFVSGAPDESFVLFGNGQTVNLRQMRREWSQLDADLVVLSACETALGSPQLGDGVEILGLGFQLQRVGAKAVMASLWQVSDNGTQVLMNAFYTAIDNGFSKAEALKRAQQALMADDLSLVGGEGSVRAGAPPMSRDGTSVSDAYPGYSHPYYWAPFILIGNGQ, via the coding sequence ATGCTGTTGTCATCTCTGAAAGGAAAGCCCACCATGCGCCGCGCCGCCAACTTCCTCAGCCTCGCCACCTTCACCGCCCTTCTCGTCCCCGCCCTGCAGGTCTCCGCCACTGCCGTGCAGAGACCGAGTTCCTTCAAAGAAACTCGGTTTCTCTTAGTACAAACTGAGCCCACCGCATTCCAGCAACCCGATTTCTCCAAAGCACCCGAATCGCTCAGACCAGTCCCGCTTCAGCTTGCTCAAACATTTGATTATGAACGCCAAGCTGAAGCGAACTCCCTCTTACAAGAGGGGAATAGACAGTACAACGCCAGACAGTTTCAAGAAGCTTTACTGCTTTGGCAACGGGCACTGGAAATCTATCAAGAACTGGGACATCTGTCTGGGGAAGCCACCACTCTCTACAAAATTGGCACTACATATTCATTACTCGGCAACTACCCCGAAGCAATAGAGCATTTTGAGCAAGGTTTGCCCCTCTTTCAATTGCTAGGTGACCAGGTTGGGGAAGCCGATATCCTCAATAATCTTGGTCTTGTCTACTCTTCACTCGGCAACTATCCCGAAGCAATAGAGCATTTTGAGCAAGGTCTGCCCCTTTTTCAATTGCTAGGTGACCAGGTTGGGGAAGCCGATATCCTCAATAATCTTGGTCTTGTCTACTATTTACTCGGAAACTCCTTCAGAGCACTGGAGTATTTCGAGCGCAGCCTGGCCCTTACAAGAGAATCGGGAGATCAACTTGGAGAAGCCACTACCCTTGCAAATATCGGCAGTGCTTATCTATTACTCAGAAACTACTCAGAAGTGCTGAACTACTACCAACAAAGTCTGTCCCTCGCAAGAGAAATGGACGATCAGGCTGCAGAAGCGCTTACGCTGGGGAATATCGGTAGTCTCTATGGATTAATTGAAGAACATCCCACATCGCTGGAGTATTTTGAACAAAGTCTTTCTCTTTTTCGTGATCTAGGAGACAGGGCCAGTGAAGTGCGTGTTTTAGGGAATATCGGGATTGCCTATCAATCACTCGAGAACTACTCCACAGCACTGGAGTATTTTGAACAAAGTCTATTCATTAAACGAGAACTGGATATTCGGGCTGGGGAAGCTAGAACGTTGGGTGATATTGGCAAACTACTCAGTGCTCAAGCGCAGCCAGAGTTGGCCATCATTTTCCTCAAAGCGTCGGTCGAGGTGCACGAATCTATCCGGGGGGATATCCGAGAGTTGGATGTTGGGCTGCAACAGTCTTACACCGACACCGTCGCCGATGACTACCGCCTGCTGGCCGATCTGCTGCTGCAACAAGACCGTATCATCGAAGCCCAGCGCGTCCTCGACCTGCTGAAAGTGCAAGAACTCGACGATTACCTGGACGACGTGCAACGCAACGCCCAAACCGAAACCGGAGTGGAGTTTTGGCAACCGGAAGAAGACGTGCTAGCGCTTTATGAAGATGTGCTGCTCACCGGCACCGAACTCCAACGCCTGCAAGCCCTCGACACCCTTACCCCCGACGAACAAGCTCGCCTCGCAGAACTCGAAGCTCAGCAGGATGTCGTCTATACCAGCTTCATCGACTGGCTTGATCATCCCCAGATCATCGCCGCCGTTGACCAACTGCGGGCCGAGACTCGCGCCACGGTCGATATTGGGAACTTCACCGATCTGCAGGCTAGCCTGCGGCAACTGCCTCAAACCAGCGTGATTCTGTATCCCCTTGTGCTCGAAGATCGGTTGGAACTGGTGCTGGTCTCTGCCGATGCGCCTCCTGTGCGCTACCCCATAGAGGTTGATGCGCTGGAACTCAACCGCACCGTCGTGGCCTTTGGGCAAGCCCTGAAAGATCGCCGCAGCGACCCGCGTGAATTGGCGCAGCAGCTTTATGAATGGGTGATTGCCCCGTTGGAGAATGATTTGGCTGCCGTGGGTGCTGAGCACATCATCTTTGCCCCAGATGGCGTGTTGCGCTATGTGCCTTTGACCGCCCTTTACGACGGTGAGCAATGGCTAGCCGAACGCTTTAGCTTTAGTCAAATCACCGCAGCCTCGGAAGCCGATTTTGCCGCCCACCCCCGAGACGATCGCTCCTTGCTGGCCGCCGCCTGTGCCGATTGTGCCTTTACCGTCAACGTTGGGGATGATGCCTTCGACTTTTTAGATTTGCCCGCGACCCTGCAAGAGGTCGAACTGTTGGCTGCACAAGTGCCGGGAGCAGAAGTCCTGATCAACGACGACTTTACCCCCGAACAATTCAAGCGTTTGTTGGGCAGCTCAACCTTGATTCATCTAGCGACCCACGGCAAGTTTGTTTCAGGTGCTCCCGATGAGTCGTTCGTGCTGTTTGGCAATGGTCAGACCGTCAACCTGCGGCAAATGCGGCGAGAGTGGTCGCAGCTGGATGCCGATTTAGTGGTGTTGAGTGCCTGTGAAACGGCCCTAGGCAGTCCTCAACTCGGTGATGGGGTCGAAATCTTGGGACTCGGCTTTCAGCTACAGCGAGTCGGGGCCAAAGCGGTAATGGCCTCTCTCTGGCAGGTCAGTGATAACGGCACTCAGGTGCTCATGAATGCGTTCTACACAGCTATAGACAATGGGTTTTCTAAAGCAGAAGCCCTGAAGCGGGCACAGCAAGCATTAATGGCTGATGACCTGAGCCTGGTCGGGGGTGAGGGCAGCGTCCGTGCCGGTGCCCCACCCATGAGTCGAGATGGTACGTCAGTTAGCGACGCCTATCCCGGCTACAGTCATCCCTACTACTGGGCACCGTTCATTCTCATCGGCAATGGACAATAG
- a CDS encoding type IV pilin-like G/H family protein, with product MHQPKSRNKQRLALWGLGGVFLLVGCSHIVGTAFENQANRARESEADNYVGAMLRGQQAYFIEAEQFTDDLASLEINIPPETENYRYEIALDATGQAALVTATAKLPELRSFTGVAYAIADAPDEFPNLDTILCISDEPQQSPPAPPQFVQTGEQVEVVCAVGSQVAE from the coding sequence ATGCATCAGCCAAAGTCTCGAAATAAACAACGTCTGGCTCTTTGGGGGCTGGGCGGCGTGTTCTTGCTCGTCGGCTGTAGCCACATCGTAGGTACGGCATTTGAAAACCAAGCCAACCGAGCCCGCGAATCGGAAGCCGATAATTACGTGGGGGCGATGTTGCGAGGGCAGCAGGCCTACTTTATCGAAGCAGAACAGTTCACCGATGATCTGGCCAGCCTAGAAATTAATATTCCACCTGAAACCGAGAACTACCGTTACGAGATCGCGCTCGATGCGACGGGGCAGGCCGCTCTGGTGACTGCCACAGCAAAGCTGCCAGAGCTGCGGAGTTTTACCGGAGTTGCCTATGCGATCGCGGATGCTCCAGATGAGTTTCCTAACCTCGACACGATACTGTGCATTAGCGACGAGCCTCAACAGTCGCCACCAGCACCGCCGCAGTTTGTGCAAACCGGGGAGCAAGTCGAAGTGGTTTGTGCAGTAGGCTCCCAGGTAGCCGAGTAG
- a CDS encoding tetratricopeptide repeat protein, translating to MHPATRLYANVIALALVFPTLTTAQAVELTQAPAREAEERRSQSINGTLGTDDAVLDGGEYYEIHTFEGAEGQTITIDLVSEEFDTYLVVFGPEGDRVGENDDGDNSNAQIWLTLPSTGTYTVWATSYSAGEVGSYQLSWQEDTTLAELQQALREAREGGDTPEESLRDRTAELKALFDVADFYQDRDQNLEALETYQAVLELSQELGDSNYELISYQVMSGIYNGIGIDKNREASELYRAEQWQQALESAQQGLMAAEQAVQLARQGKARAEAINSEIFIPDLTLAVPRSLVTLAGSYQNISNSQQEQARGLIAEQDYRQAESLEAESIAASEKAVEAAQESLILMRNSESLNDIYALDLLNAVAAVALSHDMVGSAHYRVRSLRLNNEGEFEHQVDALEQALVAYETALPFHRESEQLREHDEVIERIGISEVQQVKFTLLGIINVRQSLSRAYGELGQYLEGISVAERTIELSRQLPDRESELTALIDLSNLYDYLGEQYLEEEAYEEALAAQEKSLFYAQERLKVAQSLVDSPELSDFESNTYAERGIDIVKNALQSISTAYAGIRWVYVAQDDYESALEITLKILEIDEQIGNPVFIFSTLRALFVDYDRLGRYQEALEVMERSLELARQFDNQGEELSAITTIASLQQDLGQYPEAIANYEEAWLLTIENEIPEEQIGILLNLGVLYGTQGDHEKASENYEQALEMARAARQNLETASVGALESLAPECSLLSPIDPSLDIELPPELPGVDERDDIERLERNRQRCIRQTWDVEQKALSSQAAGYAEQGRYTEAIELHRRSLEIIRTHRPDRVQEVSALNGIGATYADRGDYSIAIEEYLQALDIALDINHQPSILLLRNNLGATFFGQGDYPTALEHLREALTLVQETRLRPQEVYILSNIGRTYYDQGEYEKALEFFQKGLVLSEQLGQKQDQASVLSGLSIVSLDQGQYDQALDYAQQSLELFQETGVKASEAGLLVLIGRIHFIRGNYAEALDVKQQALTINQEIGDQDGEAYALQQLGTLYSQLGQYDRALALNQQALEISQRIGDRSREASTFDIIGSLYAEQGKSQEALDAYAQALAIWQDIGSPVGEARSLRNVGSLREQLGDYADAKQALQQALDLQRRVGAQGHEGLTLNGLAKAQTGEGNLDEATTLLRQAIALHQETGDRPGRAQALSDLGAVLLQTGQLTEAETTLYETISLLESLRPSELKDTDKIALFDTQLEAYDTLQRVLVAQNDPAKALAALEVAERGRARAFVESLTVRLGDRSDLEIDTDSPDLDQMRQIAQQQNATLIEYSIVSADDAPELYIWVIAPDGDIAFRQQSLAEVELADLVIDARDAIRVRGGRAGAPPQPRSETLAQRRAETNAKLTQLHELLIAPIADLLPTDPEQRVIMIPQGDLFLVPFPALINTDGNYLIEQHTLLTAPSIHVLDLTRQQRRQRSDVTSPNDVLVVGNPDMPTVKIPSEDWEGELSSLFWAEQEAIEIADLFGAEALIGDAATEAYIKQQMAESRLLHLATHGLLEYGFPDESGVRDLPGAIALTPGYGEDGLLTAAEIYGMDLNADLVVLSACDTGRGRITGDGVVGLSRAFISAGAPSVVVSLWAVPDASTAELMVEFYNQLEQGQDKAQALRQAMLTTMQQYPDDPKHWAAFTLIGEAN from the coding sequence ATGCATCCAGCCACCCGACTCTACGCAAATGTGATCGCCCTGGCCCTCGTCTTTCCCACCCTCACCACTGCCCAAGCGGTGGAACTCACCCAAGCGCCTGCGAGAGAAGCTGAAGAACGGCGATCGCAGTCAATTAACGGCACTCTAGGCACGGATGATGCGGTTCTCGATGGCGGTGAGTATTACGAGATTCATACCTTTGAAGGTGCTGAGGGACAGACGATCACCATTGATCTCGTCAGCGAGGAGTTTGATACCTACCTGGTGGTGTTTGGGCCAGAGGGAGATCGGGTGGGTGAAAACGATGATGGCGACAACAGCAATGCCCAAATTTGGTTGACGCTGCCTAGCACCGGAACCTATACCGTTTGGGCGACCTCGTACAGTGCGGGAGAAGTGGGTAGCTATCAGCTCAGTTGGCAGGAAGATACGACACTAGCGGAATTGCAACAGGCATTGCGGGAGGCGAGGGAAGGGGGCGATACTCCAGAGGAGTCGCTACGCGATCGCACTGCCGAATTGAAGGCATTATTTGATGTCGCAGATTTCTACCAAGATCGCGATCAGAATCTTGAAGCACTGGAGACGTATCAAGCGGTCTTAGAACTGTCTCAAGAACTGGGTGATAGCAATTATGAGTTGATTAGCTACCAGGTAATGTCCGGCATATATAACGGCATTGGTATCGACAAAAATCGTGAAGCGTCAGAACTGTACCGCGCTGAACAGTGGCAACAAGCTTTGGAGTCAGCCCAGCAAGGACTGATGGCGGCGGAGCAAGCGGTGCAGCTTGCCAGACAAGGAAAAGCCAGAGCAGAAGCAATTAATAGTGAAATATTTATCCCTGATTTGACACTAGCCGTTCCACGCTCTTTGGTAACGTTGGCTGGTTCTTATCAAAACATCAGTAATAGTCAGCAGGAACAGGCAAGAGGTTTAATTGCTGAACAAGATTATCGACAGGCTGAATCTTTGGAAGCAGAAAGTATTGCTGCTTCGGAAAAGGCTGTGGAGGCAGCTCAAGAATCACTTATTTTGATGAGGAATAGTGAAAGTCTCAATGATATCTACGCACTTGATTTGCTCAACGCGGTAGCTGCTGTGGCGCTGAGTCACGATATGGTTGGCTCAGCACACTACAGAGTTCGTTCTTTAAGGCTAAACAATGAAGGAGAATTTGAACACCAGGTAGATGCACTTGAGCAGGCGCTAGTAGCTTATGAAACAGCATTGCCATTCCACCGTGAAAGTGAACAGCTACGGGAACATGATGAGGTCATTGAACGCATTGGTATATCTGAAGTTCAACAGGTAAAGTTTACACTTTTGGGTATTATCAATGTTCGTCAAAGCCTCAGCAGGGCTTATGGCGAATTGGGTCAGTATTTAGAGGGGATATCTGTAGCCGAACGGACAATTGAGCTTTCTCGCCAACTTCCTGACCGTGAATCTGAGTTGACTGCTCTTATTGACCTGAGCAATCTTTATGATTATCTGGGTGAACAGTATCTTGAAGAAGAAGCTTACGAGGAAGCCCTTGCGGCTCAGGAGAAAAGTCTTTTTTATGCTCAAGAGCGACTGAAAGTAGCTCAATCCCTTGTTGATTCCCCAGAACTCTCCGATTTTGAGTCTAATACCTATGCTGAAAGAGGCATTGATATTGTTAAAAACGCCCTCCAATCAATCTCTACAGCCTATGCGGGGATCCGTTGGGTCTACGTAGCACAGGATGATTATGAATCAGCTTTAGAAATTACCCTCAAAATATTAGAAATTGATGAGCAAATAGGAAACCCTGTATTTATTTTTTCCACACTGAGAGCGCTATTCGTCGATTACGATCGCCTGGGTCGTTATCAAGAAGCATTAGAGGTTATGGAACGCAGCCTTGAATTGGCACGCCAATTTGACAATCAGGGAGAGGAGTTGTCAGCGATCACAACAATTGCATCCCTTCAACAAGATTTGGGTCAATATCCAGAAGCAATTGCAAATTATGAAGAAGCCTGGTTGCTAACAATAGAAAATGAAATTCCAGAAGAGCAAATAGGTATTCTACTAAATTTAGGTGTGTTGTATGGAACTCAAGGCGATCACGAGAAAGCATCAGAAAATTATGAGCAAGCACTCGAAATGGCGAGGGCAGCGCGTCAGAATTTAGAAACAGCAAGTGTCGGTGCATTGGAATCGTTAGCCCCAGAATGTTCGCTATTGTCACCGATTGACCCATCTCTCGATATAGAGCTACCGCCAGAACTTCCTGGAGTTGATGAGCGAGACGATATAGAACGACTTGAGAGAAATCGACAGCGGTGCATCAGACAAACTTGGGATGTAGAGCAAAAAGCATTATCCAGCCAAGCCGCAGGCTATGCAGAACAAGGGCGCTACACAGAGGCAATTGAATTACATAGACGTTCACTAGAAATTATCAGAACCCATCGTCCTGATCGGGTTCAAGAAGTTAGCGCTCTCAATGGAATTGGAGCGACCTATGCTGATCGTGGCGACTATTCAATCGCAATAGAAGAGTATTTACAGGCATTAGACATTGCATTAGACATTAATCATCAACCCAGCATTCTCTTACTCCGCAATAATCTTGGCGCTACATTCTTCGGGCAAGGAGATTATCCGACCGCATTAGAGCACCTTCGAGAAGCTTTAACTCTGGTACAAGAAACTCGCCTACGGCCTCAAGAAGTTTACATCCTAAGTAATATTGGGAGAACATACTACGACCAAGGCGAATATGAAAAAGCGTTAGAGTTCTTTCAAAAGGGGCTTGTTCTGAGTGAACAGTTAGGCCAGAAACAAGATCAAGCATCCGTTCTTTCTGGTTTGAGCATCGTTAGCCTTGATCAGGGGCAATATGATCAAGCTTTAGATTACGCCCAACAATCCTTGGAGCTTTTTCAAGAAACGGGAGTAAAAGCCAGCGAAGCAGGTTTATTGGTGCTGATCGGGCGAATTCACTTTATCCGAGGTAATTATGCCGAAGCGCTTGATGTAAAACAACAAGCACTCACCATCAACCAAGAGATTGGCGACCAAGACGGAGAAGCCTACGCCCTCCAACAATTGGGAACACTCTACAGCCAACTAGGACAATACGATCGCGCCCTCGCCCTCAATCAACAAGCGTTGGAGATTTCGCAGCGGATTGGCGATCGCTCTCGTGAAGCCTCAACCTTTGATATCATCGGCAGTCTGTACGCTGAGCAGGGCAAATCCCAGGAAGCGCTGGATGCCTACGCTCAAGCACTCGCAATTTGGCAAGACATCGGCAGCCCTGTCGGAGAGGCGCGCAGTCTTCGCAACGTCGGTTCCCTTCGAGAACAGCTTGGCGACTATGCGGATGCTAAGCAAGCCTTGCAACAAGCGCTGGATCTTCAGCGACGCGTTGGCGCACAAGGCCATGAGGGGCTAACGCTTAACGGATTGGCAAAAGCTCAGACCGGCGAAGGCAACTTGGACGAAGCCACTACACTGCTGCGACAGGCCATCGCTCTGCATCAAGAAACCGGCGATCGCCCTGGTCGGGCTCAGGCGCTCAGTGATTTGGGGGCAGTGTTGCTACAGACGGGTCAGCTTACCGAGGCCGAAACGACCCTCTATGAGACGATCTCACTGCTGGAATCTCTCCGCCCCTCGGAACTCAAAGACACCGACAAAATTGCCCTGTTTGATACCCAACTCGAAGCTTACGACACCCTACAGCGCGTGCTGGTGGCCCAGAACGACCCGGCGAAAGCGCTGGCAGCACTAGAAGTGGCCGAACGGGGACGGGCGCGGGCGTTTGTGGAGTCGTTAACCGTGCGACTGGGCGATCGCTCGGACCTGGAGATTGATACAGACTCGCCCGATCTCGACCAGATGCGACAGATTGCCCAACAGCAAAACGCCACCCTCATCGAATACTCCATCGTCAGTGCCGATGATGCCCCGGAACTATACATCTGGGTGATTGCGCCGGATGGTGACATCGCCTTTCGGCAACAATCGTTAGCGGAGGTTGAGTTAGCCGACCTGGTGATTGATGCGCGGGATGCGATCAGGGTGCGGGGTGGCCGCGCCGGTGCACCGCCTCAACCGAGATCGGAAACCCTGGCCCAGCGCCGCGCCGAAACCAACGCCAAGCTCACTCAACTGCATGAGTTGCTGATTGCCCCCATTGCTGATTTACTCCCCACCGATCCAGAGCAGCGGGTGATCATGATTCCCCAGGGCGATTTGTTTTTGGTGCCCTTTCCGGCCCTGATAAATACTGATGGCAATTACCTGATTGAGCAGCACACGCTCCTGACTGCCCCCTCCATTCACGTGCTGGATTTAACCCGACAGCAGCGACGGCAGCGGAGCGATGTCACCTCACCCAACGACGTGCTGGTCGTGGGGAATCCCGACATGCCAACGGTGAAGATTCCCTCTGAAGATTGGGAAGGAGAACTTTCCAGCTTGTTCTGGGCAGAGCAAGAGGCCATAGAAATTGCCGATTTGTTTGGGGCAGAAGCGTTAATAGGGGATGCCGCCACCGAAGCCTACATCAAGCAGCAAATGGCTGAGTCGCGATTGTTGCATTTAGCGACCCACGGCTTGTTAGAGTACGGCTTTCCCGACGAGTCTGGGGTGCGAGATTTGCCAGGGGCGATCGCCCTCACCCCTGGCTATGGTGAAGACGGTTTGCTCACCGCCGCTGAAATCTACGGGATGGATCTTAATGCCGACCTTGTTGTGCTGAGCGCCTGCGACACCGGGCGCGGCAGAATCACCGGCGATGGCGTGGTGGGCTTGTCTCGTGCCTTCATCAGTGCCGGGGCTCCCAGCGTGGTGGTGTCACTCTGGGCCGTACCAGATGCTTCCACGGCTGAACTCATGGTGGAGTTCTATAACCAGCTTGAGCAAGGGCAGGATAAAGCCCAAGCACTGCGTCAGGCCATGCTCACCACGATGCAGCAGTATCCCGATGATCCTAAACACTGGGCAGCCTTTACCCTGATTGGCGAAGCCAACTGA